In Thalassococcus sp. S3, the sequence GCGCTCCGAAACTGTCTCATCCGTGAAGAACCGATGCAGCCCCGCGCGATAGGCCAGCACCTCACGGGCCAACATCGCGTCACATTCCGCGCGGGTGTAGCTGTCGCCGGGTCGCACGCCCTTCGTCTCGCCATAGCAAACAGTCCAGACGCCTACGATGTCCTGATAGGCTTCCAGCCGCAGGCCCTCCCATCGGCCGATGAAGGGGACAGCCGCATCGAGGAAGGCGTCAGAGCTGGACGTGTGGCTTTGCGATGGCGCTTCTGCCGGCGCGACGATCTCTCCAGCATGCTCGCGGGCGATATCCGTCACCCCACCGTGCAGGACGATGACCATAAACCCGAGCAAGACCACGAGACCGATCCAAGCCGGGCTGCGCGTGGTGTCCCGGTCGATGCCCTGATCCGCGAGCCGTCCGACGATGCCGTAGATCAGCAACGCAAGCCCCATCCCCCACCAGAGGCGGGGCGAGGTGTCCATGCCCCAGATCAGATAGATGGCGTCTGGTGCGATCAGCGCCAGGACACTCAGGATAAACGCCCAGGACGAATGCGCCCGGACAAGAATGGCCTTCCAGTTTGGCAGAAGCTTCATGTGTGGATCTCCCATAGAAAAAGCCCGCGCAATGGCGGGCTGGTGAATGTGTGGTGATGTCAGTCTAGTAGGCTGTGCAGACCCGATATCCTGTCGCTCTGGATCAACGACTTAGTTGCGCGAAACGATGGCGAGAAACGACGATCTTGTGCTTGCTTCAATTGGCAGCGGGACCGCTTCGATGAACCTTTCAGGGCTCTTTGAAACAGCTATTTGTCGGGATCGCTACCTCGGGAAGGTTTGCAGGAAGCAACTTTTGACTGTCCACCGGTGAGCCAGCGCGGTCACCGCATATCTTTGCATAGGCGCGATACATAAGCTTAGGCGCTTCGGGGTGATCGCTCGCATGGATTAAGTGGAATGATTTCCGCTTGCCATCATCACTCTGGTAAATCGGATATGGTTTCACAAAAGCATACCCAAGTTCGTCTGCGAACCGATCAACAACACGTTGGACCATATCATGTTTGGTTAGTTTCCTTAGATCAACCCAGCTTCGATCTCCCCACCACTTGTCTATCTCAGCTAACCGCTCAGGTTTCTTTGAAGCCTTCATTGAGCGATGCGCCCAGCCTGAGCCAAAGAAATAGAGTTGTTCAATCTTCATCCCGCTGGAGCGCTTTGCGATGGCTTGGACAGTTGCCCAGTGACACTCCGTATTTCGCTGGTCTAGAAGTGCGAAGATTGCAGCCCTTCGAGTCAGACGATTACTCTTCAGCAATGTATGGACTGTGACGTTGAAGTCCCCGGGCATAACAAAAACACGTCGAAATCGAGGATTGCGATGGTGCAAGGTTTTAAGCTTCTCCAGCTGCTGCAATCCGTTAGGGTCGTTGTCGCACAACCAAAACGTTCTTAGGCGGGGCGGTGCAATTTCGAGAACGCGCCGAGCCGTCCAGGCTTCTTCATGTCTCCTACTCTGCGGTGCCGCGAACCCATCTATGTACAAACCGCCCTGTGTCACTCTCTGGAATAGTGCGATGTACTCGGCGATAAGCTTGCTTTTGGCATTCGTTTGATCGGGCGGTTGACCCAATCCGCGTTCTGGAATCCTAACTCCCTCCACGACGAAATCGTTCGCAGAGTTGATGCTGTGTAGATCGACTTCCCCAAATAGCGGGAGCTGTTCGTCTACATCATTCTTGTTTTCGGGAGCTGGTCCCACTCCTTGCCATCCAAAACTCTTCCGGCATTCTTTTTGCCAATTCTCATCATGCTTGTTCCATCGTGTGCAGTTTTCTTTCTGGCAGCAGGAAGATTTGCTCCGTCGCCTGGTGCCCAATCACCCCACTGCTTAAAATGGAAAGCAACCTCGTTTTCCATGCATTGACGGTGTAAATCGCGAAACCATTTCGGTGACGCGGGACGCGCCTTCGGGCCGCTTTCTCCACCTGTAATTACCCAATCAATAGTGTTACCCAGCCATCTATTGATGTCTAGCGGTCCGAGTAGAGGTTCTGCGGAAATGAAGCGGACCTTTGCGGGAGTAGCGGCGAGATAGGGAAGCAATTCGTCAGCTCTCTTTTGCATTTCGATGGTGGTTCCCAACCAGACATGCCAAGGCCAATCATTGCCCCAGCGCGCCATTCGATCCACGTTTTGAGGACGCTTAGTAAGAAGAAGCCAGTCTAGGTTTGGGGTCTGCTCTATCAGGTCGAACAATCTGCTTCGGTGTTCCTGCAGCTCATCTCGGTCTTCAAACACATCTGCCATTGACGCGCAGAAAACTCGTGGTCGCTCGCCATCTCGCTCAGCCTTCTTGTTCCATGCAATGGGTTGTTTCCAGTGCGCATCACTGAGAAGCCGACGCTGCGGCTTGGGTCCCCAGACGTTCTGCCCTACACGCTTGGCCCATGCCTCGGCATAGCAGTTTTTGCATGCCTCAGAGACCTTGGTACAGCCCCACCAAGGATTAAAAGTGTGCGTGGTCCACTCGATTTTTGAGTTCGCGCCCATGTCACAGCTCCGACCAATCTCGCTCCAACGAACGTCGCATGTTTTCTTTGTGATGCAAAGTGTTATGACTTGAAGCTAAAACTATTTTCTGAAGCAATGTTATGGCTTGGCTCACTGATCGCCGGTATTTTTGAAAAGACCGGCTTCTAGTTCTGCAATAGGATTGCAAACAAAAGGGTTCAAGACTGTGATCGCTACGTTTGACCTCAAAAACACACTTCTCCCTCACTTCGGCCATGGATTGAGGCTCTTGATCGCCCCGACGACAGCCGCGAGGAGCACGATCAACGCCCCGATGGCTTTCAGCGTAGCCATCATCCGACGGTTCGTCTTGTAGGCCAGGATGATCTGTTTCAGGGTCACGCCCTCTTCCAACAAGCGGCGGAGATGATCCCGGTCTTCCTTCTCGGAGAACATCTCGGCGAGCTGGTGCAGGACCGCGCGCTCAGACGCTGTGAAGGGTGAGCCGTTTGGCTTATCGACCATACTCAGCCGGCCTCCTCTCCGTGGATCTCATCCATGATGTCGATGATGGCGGCAAAGGTGCGGTAAGCGGCATCGCCCAGATCGCGCCTCTCGCGCAGCCGCGTCACAAAGCGCTCCGCATCGGCATTGTCCTCAAACCGCACATGGCTGCTCGGCAGATCGAGCCCCTTGGCTTGCATGGCTTTCTCAATGACCCGCCCGCCGCGCTTGTAGGAGCCGATCAGGATATAGGCCGCCCCGAAGACAGACTGGATGTCGGTCAGGCGCTCCGCATGATCCTGTGCGGCCTTGTTGGGTCGGGCCACAATTGGCAGCATGGACAGCAGATCCCCGGCCAGGGCTGCGCTGCGCTGGACGGCGGGCGGCAGATAGGGATCAAGGACGCGCTGCAAGGTGAGCTGGGCATTCAACCAGTCCGCCCAATGCTGCGGCGAGATCGTGCCATCCATCATCGCCTTGGCCAAAGGATGCTGTTCGGCTCGATGGTGCACGTCCCGCGTGCGCTGCCAGAGCGGTCCCATCACGTCCCCTCCCCCATGTCCGCCGCGATCCGCGCAAAGGCGGTATCAAAGGCGCGCTCTGGCGGGTCCTTGAGGGTGCCCGCGTCGATCAAAGCGGCCACCTCTTTCTCGGCCCGGAAACAGGTCTGCACATGGCGGGAGACTGCAAAGAGGATGGCTTCGAGGCGTTCGAGATCGACGGTGAGGAAGGCGCCGTGGCTGAACTTCCATTCGACCGTTGTCCCTGGCGCTTCCAGCTTCAGCGCGGCGACACCGGAGGTGATGGCCAGCCTTGTGCGCTCATCTGTCCGCACCGGCGTGCCGTCCGGAAGACTGATCCCCGCTGTCTCTCTTTCCCAGCGATGGGCCGCGAGGATGGCGCGGGGGTTCGTAGGGATCTCTCTTGCCGCGCGGATCGCAGCCGGTAGATCAAAGCCGATCTCCGACAGCCGCGCATCGCGTTCTTCGGCATCGGTGAACACTTCCAGGAACTCTTGCCCGGTCTCGATGCGCTCTCCCGGCGCCACTTGCCCGTGGAGAAGCGCGGGACCATAGGCAATCCAGAAGCAGGACGTGTTGTCCTGGCTGATACGGTCATGGATCATCATGCGGGGCTGTCTCCCGTGATCGTCCAGCCCTGCGCGATCAGATAGGCGCGGGCCTCGGCCGCAGTGGGGAAAGCCCCGCCGGGATCGCGCGGGGTCGCGTCATAGAGGCAATTGGAATTGGTGAAGGTGACGTTTTGTGGCGCGCCGTTCGTGGCGACCTGATTGGCAAAGCGAATGAGCGTGTCGGAATAGGCCCCCACCGGCAGGGTCCAGCGCAGGTCGAGATCCACCAGGTTCGGATTGAGCGTCCAGCCCGCCCCGCCCGCCTCATAGGTCGAAGAGAACATCGCCTCGAAGTCGATGCCGGCGGAGACATTCCACTGCGACAGATCGAGATCGCGGATCGAAGACCGCACCTCGCCCAGCATGCGTTCGAAGTTCACACAGGAGCGCGTGTCCCAGAGCGAGAGATCCGGCACGCTCAGGGCCTTCTGGAAGGTGCGGCTCAGCGTGGCGACGTTGGAGACGGTCCAGGTCTCGACCGGCGGGGCCGACTCGATGTCTTCGAACATGCTGGCCATGTTCTCGAGCTGGCTGGTCTCCCAATTGGCAATGCCGCTGGCCGAGATGGTGAAGGCAAACATCGCCCGCGCATTGCGCAGGCGGGACGTATTCCAGGTCTCCAGGCCCGTGATCGCCGTCTCGGTGCCCCGGAAGAGCCCCTCCCCATTGATCATATTGCCCGTATCCCAGCCCGAGACATCGCCGGGATAGTTCGTCCGCGCCAGCATGTTGCCGAAGTCGCTCACCTGCGCCACATCCCATTGCGAGAGATCAAAGGAGAAGGCCGCACAGCCCTCGAACATCTGCCGCATCGTGGTGGCCGCCCCCGTATTCCAATCGCTCAGATCCTGGTTGAAGGCCGTGTTGCGGAACATGCCCGCGAAGGTGGTGACCTTTGCCACATTCCAGCCGCTCAGATCCTGATTGAAGGGCGTGCCCGCGCTGGGACCGGCAAACATCTCGCTCATATTAGTGGCAGACCCCGTGTCCCAGCCTTGGATGCCGGGATGGTTGAAGACGAGGTTCTCACGGAACATAGCGGCGAAGGTGGTGACATTGGAGACGATCCAGCCCGAGAGATCGCCGTTGAAGTCGCAGCCGTCGCTGAACATCCAGGCCATGTTGGTGACATTACCGGTCTCGAAGCCTTCGACGGCGGCATAGAGGCCCGGCGCGAAGGGCGTGCCCTGGAAGAGATAGGAGATGTCGGTGACATCGCTGGGCAAGGCCCCGTTGATCACGGTGAGGTTTTGGGCGCGCCGGAAGGCGCCCCGCAGCGAGCGCAGCGCCATCTTGGTGCCGATGGCTTCGACCCGGATCAGGCCCGGCTGGCTGCGGTCGAGATCGCCGAAGCTGCCGATCTGGCCGTTCAGCGTGACGGTGACAACATCGGTCATCTCCGGGGCATAGGCATGGGCATAGCGCCCGGCGGTCGTGACCTCCTCGACCGCGCCATCGCCCCAATCAATGGTGGCAAAGAGATCGGCCCCGCCGGCATAGAGATTGAGCCCGAGCGAGATCTCGCGACTGACCGCAAGGTTCGGATCATAGACCAGCACCATCGCAGCGGCGCCGTTGAAGACCGATTGCAGATCGGTCCAGTCCGTATAGGTGATCGGTCCCGCGATCACCTCTCGGCCGCCGTAACGCGCGCGCCAGAGATACTCCTGTCCTTCGATGAGGCTGGTGGGGATGGTGATTGTGCCGCCAGTGATCTCGGTCACGCTCAGAAGCGGCGTGGCGGGATCGGCAGGGTCGTAGAACTCCACCTGTGTCTCGGCATAGAGAAAGCCAAAGGCGCTGTCGAACGGCGTGATCTGCACCACGCCTGACGTAATCCCGTTGCGGGTGATCGGCTCCGGGATCTGGATGAAGTCCGGATAGGTCTGCTGGAAGGGCACGGAGAAGGCCGACCGCTGGCCTTCCGTGCCGGTGTAAAGCCCGCGCCACCAGAAGACATCGCCGGGCACCAGCCCGTCTTCGGGAAAGCGTGTGGT encodes:
- the tcmP gene encoding three-Cys-motif partner protein TcmP, producing the protein MGPAPENKNDVDEQLPLFGEVDLHSINSANDFVVEGVRIPERGLGQPPDQTNAKSKLIAEYIALFQRVTQGGLYIDGFAAPQSRRHEEAWTARRVLEIAPPRLRTFWLCDNDPNGLQQLEKLKTLHHRNPRFRRVFVMPGDFNVTVHTLLKSNRLTRRAAIFALLDQRNTECHWATVQAIAKRSSGMKIEQLYFFGSGWAHRSMKASKKPERLAEIDKWWGDRSWVDLRKLTKHDMVQRVVDRFADELGYAFVKPYPIYQSDDGKRKSFHLIHASDHPEAPKLMYRAYAKICGDRAGSPVDSQKLLPANLPEVAIPTNSCFKEP
- a CDS encoding BspA family leucine-rich repeat surface protein, with product MSAGLISARPFVSGRVRNNAPLEPIRQPLDATLDPADYEGVQVYGADGQIYYSDGQTWSVPAQDVTITRPRALPPTNALEQRQLRLTPFFSPSGLLQTGLLVQVARSETGFDAPLFERTILDNLASSYTTRFPEDGLVPGDVFWWRGLYTGTEGQRSAFSVPFQQTYPDFIQIPEPITRNGITSGVVQITPFDSAFGFLYAETQVEFYDPADPATPLLSVTEITGGTITIPTSLIEGQEYLWRARYGGREVIAGPITYTDWTDLQSVFNGAAAMVLVYDPNLAVSREISLGLNLYAGGADLFATIDWGDGAVEEVTTAGRYAHAYAPEMTDVVTVTLNGQIGSFGDLDRSQPGLIRVEAIGTKMALRSLRGAFRRAQNLTVINGALPSDVTDISYLFQGTPFAPGLYAAVEGFETGNVTNMAWMFSDGCDFNGDLSGWIVSNVTTFAAMFRENLVFNHPGIQGWDTGSATNMSEMFAGPSAGTPFNQDLSGWNVAKVTTFAGMFRNTAFNQDLSDWNTGAATTMRQMFEGCAAFSFDLSQWDVAQVSDFGNMLARTNYPGDVSGWDTGNMINGEGLFRGTETAITGLETWNTSRLRNARAMFAFTISASGIANWETSQLENMASMFEDIESAPPVETWTVSNVATLSRTFQKALSVPDLSLWDTRSCVNFERMLGEVRSSIRDLDLSQWNVSAGIDFEAMFSSTYEAGGAGWTLNPNLVDLDLRWTLPVGAYSDTLIRFANQVATNGAPQNVTFTNSNCLYDATPRDPGGAFPTAAEARAYLIAQGWTITGDSPA
- a CDS encoding DUF5131 family protein — protein: MGANSKIEWTTHTFNPWWGCTKVSEACKNCYAEAWAKRVGQNVWGPKPQRRLLSDAHWKQPIAWNKKAERDGERPRVFCASMADVFEDRDELQEHRSRLFDLIEQTPNLDWLLLTKRPQNVDRMARWGNDWPWHVWLGTTIEMQKRADELLPYLAATPAKVRFISAEPLLGPLDINRWLGNTIDWVITGGESGPKARPASPKWFRDLHRQCMENEVAFHFKQWGDWAPGDGANLPAARKKTAHDGTSMMRIGKKNAGRVLDGKEWDQLPKTRMM
- a CDS encoding DUF4376 domain-containing protein; translation: MMIHDRISQDNTSCFWIAYGPALLHGQVAPGERIETGQEFLEVFTDAEERDARLSEIGFDLPAAIRAAREIPTNPRAILAAHRWERETAGISLPDGTPVRTDERTRLAITSGVAALKLEAPGTTVEWKFSHGAFLTVDLERLEAILFAVSRHVQTCFRAEKEVAALIDAGTLKDPPERAFDTAFARIAADMGEGT
- a CDS encoding lysozyme — protein: MKLLPNWKAILVRAHSSWAFILSVLALIAPDAIYLIWGMDTSPRLWWGMGLALLIYGIVGRLADQGIDRDTTRSPAWIGLVVLLGFMVIVLHGGVTDIAREHAGEIVAPAEAPSQSHTSSSDAFLDAAVPFIGRWEGLRLEAYQDIVGVWTVCYGETKGVRPGDSYTRAECDAMLAREVLAYRAGLHRFFTDETVSERLPIPRDLAFVSLAYNVGISGASNSTAVRRLNAGNVSGACEALTWWNRAGGRVIRGLVNRRAEERALCLQGLVA